A portion of the Syngnathoides biaculeatus isolate LvHL_M chromosome 7, ASM1980259v1, whole genome shotgun sequence genome contains these proteins:
- the c7h1orf52 gene encoding UPF0690 protein C1orf52 homolog, with protein MTDDKKTGSLGFFSSYDDLSDSSDSDGEGDHSRRNPNQKPETVGTGSQPNSSEQGSQRQAGENRLPKPDDLFNSVSKPAFLYNPLNKEIDWDNLTVKPPEEAPREFKPWLSNAVPPPQSYAAEPEKKKKGPPLGMDMAIKWSNVYEDNGEDAPKAHKGKAQFLPPEEQHVDSDEESKTASSSAKKRRVESFQQKEKRKRDMGQATSDKSFVEEEKRILRQKTE; from the exons ATGACTGACGACAAGAAGACTGGGTCTTTAGGTTTCTTTTCGAGCTACGACGATTTGAGCGACAGCAGCGACTCGGACGGGGAGGGGGACCACAGCCGGCGGAATCCGAACCAGAAACCAGAGACAGTGGGAACGGGAAGTCAACCAAATTCTTCCGAGCAAGGAAGCCAACGACAAGCCGGAGAAAATCGTTTGCCTAAACCTGATGATCTCTTTAACTCCGTGTCCAAACCAGCGTTTCTCTACAATCCTCTGAATAAGGAGATTGATTGGGATAACCTGACGGTTAAACCTCCCGAAGAG GCACCCAGGGAGTTTAAGCCATGGCTGTCAAATGCTGTGCCCCCTCCCCAAAGTTATGCAGCAGAgccagagaagaagaagaaaggccCGCCTTTGGGGATGGACATGGCTATAAAGTGGTCCAATGTGTATGAGGACAATGGCGAAGATGCGCCGAAGGCTCACAAAGGAAAAGCCCAGTTCCTTCCTCCAGAGGAGCAACATGTTGACTCTG ATGAAGAGTCCAAGACCGCTTCTTCGTCAGCCAAAAAACGTCGGGTGGAGAGCTTCCAGCAAAAGGAGAAGAGGAAGCGGGACATGGGACAAGCCACTTCTGACAAAAGTTTTGTTGAAGAGGAGAAAAGAATCCTGAGACAGAAGACTGAGTGA